In Littorina saxatilis isolate snail1 linkage group LG8, US_GU_Lsax_2.0, whole genome shotgun sequence, a single genomic region encodes these proteins:
- the LOC138974573 gene encoding uncharacterized protein — protein MWHQNSTDGHMLCACPQGAAVDYLGALDTPWQVEVSISSGGGGLASMIGNTTVNFVNGTVDFSGLGIDRMGNYILDFNITHPVEAANYSLQSLTVNVLGRNVRTEGELLSTSRIVNTPLSLTFRLVDIDTGDNITAINWRDHTWTATVTTSDPDAYPGSLGGTTCVPPRGARTSWTCS, from the exons CAGATGGTCACATGCTCTGTGCATGTCCACAGGGAGCAGCAGTGGATTACCTGGGGGCTCTGGACACGCCGTGGCAGGTGGAGGTCAGCATTAGTTCAGGTGGCGGCGGCCTGGCCAGCATGATCGGCAACACTACAGTAAACTTCGTCAATGGCACGGTGGACTTCTCTGGGCTTGGCATTGACCGCATGGGTAACTACATCCTGGACTTCAACATCACGCATCCCGTGGAGGCCGCCAACTACTCGCTCCAGTCACTCACCGTCAAC GTACTGGGCCGTAACGTGAGGACGGAGGGCGAGCTTCTGTCCACCAGTCGCATCGTCAACACGCCCCTCTCCCTCACCTTCCGCCTCGTCGACATTGACACGGGAGACAATATCACTGCCATCAACTGGCGA GACCACACGTGGACAGCCACTGTCACCACCAGCGACCCCGACGCCTACCCCGGCAGCCTGGGCGGAACCACCTGTGTCCCGCCACGGGGAGCGCGGACTTCCTGGACCTGCAGCTGA